A stretch of the Bacillus sp. FJAT-18017 genome encodes the following:
- the arsC gene encoding arsenate reductase (thioredoxin) has product MSKKTIYFLCTGNSCRSQMAEGWAKNYLNSDEWEVKSAGLEAHGLNPNAVKAMKEAGVDISAHTSDVIDPDILNNADLVVTLCGHAADHCPVTPPHVKKEHWGFDDPAKAEGTDDEKWAIFQRVRDEIRDRIKTFAETGK; this is encoded by the coding sequence ATGTCTAAAAAAACTATTTACTTCTTGTGTACCGGTAACTCCTGCCGCAGCCAGATGGCTGAAGGCTGGGCGAAAAATTATCTTAACAGCGATGAATGGGAAGTCAAAAGTGCAGGCCTCGAAGCACATGGACTGAACCCCAATGCGGTTAAAGCAATGAAAGAAGCGGGCGTTGACATTTCAGCCCATACCTCGGATGTTATTGACCCGGACATCCTGAACAACGCCGATCTTGTGGTAACCCTTTGCGGCCATGCCGCAGACCATTGCCCGGTAACACCTCCGCATGTGAAAAAGGAACACTGGGGCTTTGATGACCCGGCAAAAGCGGAAGGAACCGACGACGAAAAGTGGGCAATCTTCCAGCGCGTCCGCGACGAGATTCGCGACCGCATTAAGACTTTTGCTGAAACTGGAAAGTAA